The sequence taagtattttgAATTATCATATTATTCTGCCTTAACGCCAGAGCAGCGCATGCCGAGTATTTGCTAGTTACTTATAAATACAAGTAGCTAAGGTAAACCTACTTAATTTAGAATCTACACACTTCGCTACGTCCTAAATTAAAACGCTCCTTGCTATGATTTCCAAGCCAATTGTGGGCGTCTAAACTACATGGGAGTGAGTCTCACTTGAAAAAGAAATCCCATTTTTTATCACATCACCGCATTACTACGGAATATAAACTAACAGAAAAAAGAgcttatttataaaattctttacaatagcactattttttatttattttattttattttactctttttttgctaaatttgttTTGATAAGCTGCTCTGAATCGCACTTTAAGCGACTCAAAGTGAGCGCGCAAGTCAAGCTTAATTTAGTAGTGCTTGAAGTCTCGTCGAAGCAACTgcacgtttcttttttttttggttagtttgtaattataaaacatacatttttgcaCAGtagtatacaaaaaccaaaacaaaatttgaaattatgcGCAAATTTGTATTGTTAATTTGCGTCTCTATTGGCCTAAGTGACACAGTGTTAGTCGAACCGGCTAAAATACCAGAAAGTCATAATGTAATTTGGGGTGCTCGTGGCTCACGTGACGTACTCGTGAAGCGTGAAATAGTCAAGGAGACATTCAAGCCTTTGCGCATTGTCTCAAGCGATTATGAGTTTACACAGAAGGTGAGTGTagtgcaaaaattaagaaaaatatttttttttattgttattgttttcgaTATAAACTAAACAATTATAGTTGCCATTGTCAATAAGTCCTATTTTCATTGCTTATTTATCGATCTCTTTTTTAGTCTGATCGCGTACCCTATCCGCGCACCATCACCCAGATTGTTGTCACCGATCAGTATACCGATGGCGATGGCGGATATGCAACACTCAAAAGCGGCGGACCGGGCATGGATTTTGCTGTTGTACACTTGAAAAGTCAGCGTGGTCATGGTTATCATTTTACGATTGACATTTATGggcaatgaaaataaattatgtcGATGTATTGGGAGAACTACTAAAATCTGTATTTAGTTTTGTGGGCTGGCAAAAATTTCgatggaaacaaatttaatacaaCTTGTTTGTAGAGTTTAAGTCCGTATGCTACACAATTTCTTAATGATTAATTAGATATtcataaagttataaaattcgCAAAGGCTGACACTAATTTTAGTCGTTTCATAGCGAGAGGCTATAGACTTAAATGGACTTGTGAACTGGTGCTTAGTGTTATGATGGGTACCTTCGTATGACGTACTTCCATCTTTACTAGAATCAAGGCATCTGGATAGGTAGAAGCTTGATACGATATCCAGAAAGTATTGAGCCAGAGTAACGGGGTTCTCATAAGTAAACTGAAGCTCTTCGTCAGCAGCTTCAATTACTGATGATAAGTCACTGGTGACGGTATCCTAGAGTGTGAGCTTGTAAAATTCTGAGATCGTTTAGCGTCCATCTGTGTTTAGTTTGGTTCAGTGGTTActtaatataaagggtgatcaatttagtgGTATCGTattttaaatcgaaataaaacaacaaaaattctaattgcccaataacaatatttattatttttgtgtagaaccattcataaaatttatttcttaaatataacACCAATTGTGAATGACTAGCTGGAGGACTTcgatcggtatctcgtgaataactttagtaatattgacgtccaatgcctcaatcgaatctggtttatccacaaagcagtTTATCCACAAAAGATTTTACATACCCTCACAACCCCATAAACAAAAGTAcaaagatgtgatatcacacgactAAATCTTGGTGGGCAATCCACGGGTCCGTGACGAGAgctaaattgctcaccgaaacgacgacgcagtaaataaATCTGCATGGCAAACAGCGCCGTCTTATGTTGGGGGGATCACGAGCTTGAATTTCAGGCATTACAAAGTCATTTATCaaagcgcgatagcgttcgccattcactgttacattggcggtagcctcgtctttgaagagaTATGGGCCCATGTTTCCTCCAGCGCATAGGCCGTACCAAACggttatttcaaattaatataatggctgttcttgaatggcttcgggttgctcttcagcctaaATACGCGATTTTGCTTATTGCCGTagtcattaagccaaaaatgggcctcatcgctgaacaccataagttgaccTAAGCGTGATGAACAATATCAATGAATGCTGTCACGCTTAATCTGTCCAAAaatcctattggaaaaagtacctccaatatGATCACCCTTTGGCTACGTACACAAATCTGAACTCCAGCAAATTGAAAGAGATGACTTGGTTGTATTTACTGAATCGCTTACggcctgaaagctttaaaatcgcctgatattaactcgaagacagtaaaagaatgtattgACGTTTTGGCAGAACTATCACAGTTCTTTGTAATAatcctgctctgggtgccgggtcatagagacatagaaggcaactgcaaagcagatgaactggcgagattgggtaccacattaccgatctAACCAGACAAAAcgaacatacctatacctttagcaacttgcaAGATGCTTACAGAtacacactatcagtgctgcTAGCAGGCTTTggtctcagtccctgacctgtgcaactagtagaatgacgtggccggaatggaacatgggccgcacaaaccgactgttgaagcTAAACAGGAAACCTAACAgggtattgtctgattggcaggcatgccagtgGACTTggagcgccctataacgactattgcagaaggtgtaacgacattgaagaagaagagactatagaacactttacatgcgggtgcatggctctggatagaagaagattcaatattttaggaaaaagctccctgaataacttggcaggagtagccaatataaaaataacaagtcttgttagatatGTATATCAAAGCCagaggttggttcaatgaggacaatatagagtgaggagaggggacagccccggtggtatcacaatggggctacagcaggcctaggtgtgtcaaacgacaaccactatacctacctacttacctacGAGTAAActtgatttttaaatgttaatcTAATTTAGCTGCTTGTCAAATCGTTGAAAGAACTCTTCTTGATCAATGTTACTCCAACTAAACCGTGACGATTTCTTCGCTCTATATTCTACGTGATATGTCAATTGTGAGTGTGAGTAGTACCAAGAGGGTTCGGGTGGATCAGCAATGACTTTTTATTACCAGAGGAAATATCTCCGTTCAACTCAGTGAAAATTTTGAGATcattcaaacttgcacttattatattaaaatttaatgcgctataaaaccattttttttattttaattaaaaagtttgaaatttatatgaaatttgtgtcttgtacaaaattataaaattttgattcatatgataaacactatatttgtaaaacaaatgtatgaaaatagaaagaaacACAGAGTGTAATAAAAACCGGTCAaagtaaattgtatttattattttgctcaTGACTGCATATGAAGTAAACGCGGCACAAACCAATCAATGAGTAGATAAGATACGATATAACATTCTAAGGTAAATTTGAAATCTTCTATTTAATTACCCAATATTCAATATTCAATGCCTTAAATTGCATAATCGAATACATTCCAAAGCTATATTTTTTCGCAACATTCAGCATGTTAGTCTTCGAATGGAGTAATAAGAGTAGACAATAAA is a genomic window of Anastrepha ludens isolate Willacy chromosome 6, idAnaLude1.1, whole genome shotgun sequence containing:
- the LOC128866731 gene encoding probable salivary secreted peptide, encoding MRKFVLLICVSIGLSDTVLVEPAKIPESHNVIWGARGSRDVLVKREIVKETFKPLRIVSSDYEFTQKSDRVPYPRTITQIVVTDQYTDGDGGYATLKSGGPGMDFAVVHLKSQRGHGYHFTIDIYGQ